A genome region from Lycium ferocissimum isolate CSIRO_LF1 unplaced genomic scaffold, AGI_CSIRO_Lferr_CH_V1 ctg6133, whole genome shotgun sequence includes the following:
- the LOC132045183 gene encoding uncharacterized protein LOC132045183, giving the protein MKKPRARLEKSFPALSVDSSRKRLITFKVPADMNMLSGPIRVSSYLYPLVSQEDRKKMTEVDESCLFNEAQQALNRASVLHHASFHRLKHEVGRLKEELESKSQEVDELMTLYEKNLQYISSLPDLSILKSDLAAARNEAAERDVLREQLRSSEEQMNGLNASLAAAEVERDRLSQVITDLQAEHGKALDQISGYDDMLEQYKADVTAAEKANNLRAEYEWCLSRRKTLEEVQATGVDLSNLIEEAKELEAEAKAAFDPEDSDIDLELADEEAEGSDED; this is encoded by the exons ATGAAAAAGCCAAGGGCAAG GTTGGAGAAATCATTTCCTGCCCTTAGTGTCGACTCGAGTCGGAAGAGGCTAATTACTTTTAAGGTGCCAGCTGATATGAACATGTTATCGGGTCCTATTAGGGTATCCAGCTATCTGTATCCTTTGGTGTCCCAAGAGGACCGTAAGAAAATGACCGAGGTCGACGAATCGTGCCTTTTCAACGAGGCTCAGCAAGCATTGAATCGG GCCTCCGTGCTTCACCATGCAAGCTTTCACCGGCTTAAGCATGAAGTGGGTCGACTCAAGGAGGAGCTCGAAAGTAAGAGTCAGGAGGTGGACGAGCTCATGACTCTATACGAAAAGAATTTGCAGTATATCTCGTCTCTTCCTGATCTTTCCATCCTTAAATCAGATTTAGCAGCGGCTCGAAACGAAGCTG CCGAACGTGATGTTCTCCGGGAGCAGCTTCGGTCGTCGGAGGAACAAATGAACGGCCTTAACGCATCACTTGCTGCGGCCGAAGTGGAAAGGGATCGATTGAGCCAGGTCATCACCGATCTTCAAGCTGAGCATGGAAAGGCTCTCGATCAGATCTCAGGTTATGACGACATGTTAGAGCAGTACAAGGCTGATGTGACTGCTGCCGAAAAGGCCAATAATCTTAGAGCTGAGTACGAGTGGTGTTTGTCCCGAAGGAAGACCCTCGAAGAAGTTCAGGCCACTGGTGTggacttatcaaatttgatcgAGGAAGCAAAAGAGCTTGAAGCAGAAGCAAAGGCTGCGTTCGACCCCGAGGATTCAGATAtcgatcttgagttagctgatGAAGAGGCCGAGGGGTCGGATGAAGATTAG